A stretch of Gadus macrocephalus chromosome 17, ASM3116895v1 DNA encodes these proteins:
- the cldn7a gene encoding claudin-7-A produces the protein MANSGIQLLGFVSSLIGLVGLIIGTILPQWKMSAYIGDNIITAVAMYQGLWMSCAFQSTGQLQCKIYDSILQLDSALQATRALMIVGIVVSIAGLAVACMGMKCTTCGAGDRIRKARIAMVGGIILLLGGLCCIVACSWFAHNVIRAFYNPYTPINTKFEFGAAIFIAWGGSLLDVLGGAMLAASCPRGKHVAKYPSAVAAAAARSGPPSVSNKEYV, from the exons ATGGCCAATTCGGGAATCCAGCTGTTGGGGTTCGTCAGTTCGCTCATCGGCTTGGTGGGCCTGATCATCGGAACTATTCTGCCCCAGTGGAAGATGTCTGCGTACATCGGCGACAACATCATCACGGCGGTGGCAATGTACCAGGGGCTGTGGATGTCGTGCGCGTTTCAGAGCACGGGACAACTCCAGTGCAAGATCTACGACTCGATCCTGCAACTGGACA GCGCCCTGCAGGCCACACGCGCGCTGATGATCGTGGGGATCGTGGTGTCCATCGCCGGGCTGGCCGTGGCCTGCATGGGCATGAAGTGCACCACCTGTGGGGCGGGCGATCGCATACGCAAGGCCCGCATCGCCATGGTGGGAGGCATCATCCTGCTGTTGGGAG GTCTGTGTTGCATTGTGGCATGCTCCTGGTTTGCCCACAACGTCATCCGAGCCTTTTACAACCCCTACACTCCCATCAACACCAA ATTTGAGTTTGGCGCCGCCATCTTCATCGCGTGGGGCGGCTCTCTGCTGGACGTCCTGGGCGGTGCCATGCTGGCTGCTTCCTGTCCCAGGGGGAAGCACGTGGCCAAGTACCCGTCTGCGGTGGCCGCGGCGGCGGCCCGATCAGGCCCGCCCAGCGTCAGCAACAAGGAGTACGTCTAA
- the LOC132475663 gene encoding placenta-specific gene 8 protein-like isoform X2 has product MDVQGSPGRPPVVQAQPQMDLGGQGQWSSGLCDCWQDMGDCCLALCCLPVFTCKVTSAAGACPFLPLLDCLGCVPPASLAMRASVRQRYGIEGSVWSDCFYGCCCYPLSWLQISRELKRRAATHAHRTLSSSSARYIALASQQGAHLI; this is encoded by the exons ATGGACGTCCAGGGGTCCCCCGGGAGGCCCCCGGTGGTGCAGGCCCAGCCTCAGATGGACCTTGGGGGCCAAGGCCAGTGGAGCAGCGGCCTGTGTGACTGCTGGCAGGACATGGGAGACT gctgCTTGGCCCTGTGCTGTCTCCCTGTGTTCACCTGTAAGGTGACCAGTGCCGCGGGGGCGTGtcccttccttcctctgttGGACTGCCTGGGCTGCGTCCCGCCCGCCTCGCTCGCCATGCGGGCGTCCGTCCGCCAGCGATACGGCATAGAG GGCAGTGTGTGGAGCGACTGTTTCTATGGATGCTGCTGCTACCCGCTGTCTTGGCTGCAGATCTCCCGTGAGCTCAAGAGACGAGCAGCGACCCACGCCCACCGGACTCTGTCCTCGTCCTCAGCCAGATACATTGCTCTGGCCTCCCAGCAGGGGGCACACTTGATCTAG
- the LOC132475663 gene encoding placenta-specific gene 8 protein-like isoform X1 codes for MYLFICFGDQYHLNNLNYITLYSGPLKHTGLHNHHTPAWADLTVPSLWGGGLRMDVQGSPGRPPVVQAQPQMDLGGQGQWSSGLCDCWQDMGDCCLALCCLPVFTCKVTSAAGACPFLPLLDCLGCVPPASLAMRASVRQRYGIEGSVWSDCFYGCCCYPLSWLQISRELKRRAATHAHRTLSSSSARYIALASQQGAHLI; via the exons ATGTacctttttatttgttttggtgATCAGTATCATCTGAACAATTTGAATTATATAACATTGTATTCAG GTCCATTGAAACACACAGGCTTACACAACCATCACACACCCGCCTGGGCGGATCTGACGGTGCCCAGCCTCTGGGGTGGGGGCTTGAGGATGGACGTCCAGGGGTCCCCCGGGAGGCCCCCGGTGGTGCAGGCCCAGCCTCAGATGGACCTTGGGGGCCAAGGCCAGTGGAGCAGCGGCCTGTGTGACTGCTGGCAGGACATGGGAGACT gctgCTTGGCCCTGTGCTGTCTCCCTGTGTTCACCTGTAAGGTGACCAGTGCCGCGGGGGCGTGtcccttccttcctctgttGGACTGCCTGGGCTGCGTCCCGCCCGCCTCGCTCGCCATGCGGGCGTCCGTCCGCCAGCGATACGGCATAGAG GGCAGTGTGTGGAGCGACTGTTTCTATGGATGCTGCTGCTACCCGCTGTCTTGGCTGCAGATCTCCCGTGAGCTCAAGAGACGAGCAGCGACCCACGCCCACCGGACTCTGTCCTCGTCCTCAGCCAGATACATTGCTCTGGCCTCCCAGCAGGGGGCACACTTGATCTAG